One part of the Sphingobacterium sp. LZ7M1 genome encodes these proteins:
- a CDS encoding S1/P1 nuclease, whose product MKLVGRILVFFMLLTQSQHVLAWGMTGHRVISEIAEQHLTKKAKRNIEKLIGHQKIAYWSNWADFIKSSPDSVLLKTGSWHFLNTPGNLTHEQFLVELQNSPEQNLYKAYQRVKKEVANRDLSIEQRQQAFYFMVHLLGDAHQPMHVSRAEDLGGNKIAVTFFGRGSNIHRVWDSDLVDNEKWSYSEYARVLDYEKYFYNQYTNSTFEDWLYESHQLANIIYDDVAKNNKLSYDYIFRFKDPMENALLKAGLRLAKELNEVFG is encoded by the coding sequence ATGAAACTAGTAGGTAGAATTCTAGTATTTTTTATGCTATTAACGCAATCCCAACATGTATTGGCATGGGGGATGACTGGACATCGCGTGATTTCTGAAATCGCGGAACAACATCTTACGAAAAAAGCGAAACGAAACATTGAGAAACTGATCGGCCATCAAAAGATTGCTTATTGGTCCAACTGGGCAGATTTCATCAAATCCTCGCCAGACTCCGTTCTCCTGAAGACTGGATCTTGGCATTTCTTGAATACCCCAGGGAACCTGACCCACGAGCAATTTTTAGTGGAACTTCAAAATTCACCGGAACAAAACCTTTACAAGGCTTACCAAAGAGTTAAAAAAGAGGTTGCCAACAGAGATTTGTCCATCGAACAAAGGCAGCAAGCTTTTTATTTTATGGTCCATTTATTAGGGGATGCCCATCAACCCATGCATGTGAGTAGGGCAGAAGACCTGGGTGGAAATAAAATTGCCGTTACTTTCTTTGGTAGGGGATCGAATATACACCGCGTATGGGATAGTGACTTGGTCGATAATGAAAAATGGTCTTATAGCGAATATGCCCGTGTATTGGATTATGAAAAGTACTTCTATAACCAATACACAAATTCAACTTTTGAAGATTGGTTGTATGAATCACATCAATTGGCCAACATTATTTATGACGATGTTGCCAAAAACAACAAGCTATCCTATGACTATATCTTCAGGTTCAAAGATCCAATGGAAAACGCTTTGTTGAAAGCAGGTTTAAGACTTGCTAAAGAGTTGAACGAAGTGTTTGGCTAA
- a CDS encoding L,D-transpeptidase: protein MKHYFFWSLLFALLIVASCKNSSKTTSAAEKRKQDSIERVKKAQEEAERAERERPRTAADIKLEKDLQYDKHSLEETYPYKDTTRQFQIEKIKEKLAFIENFQRAPHQYGVLQNYKNRNGEAAVVENFVRNAYKRVSDTLGTEKYQSAPLYQAEDSKKPSIYGRDGSLVSLESADTLKMVKVNGISFEGTWFVPKRYVKSIGDSLKITHVNIVDVTNQNIMTVERTGENEWKIRSMNPATSGQHNPPHQMETPVGIFMVQEQKPKMFYYGDGTTTIEGFAPYASRFTNGGYIHGVPVNNPKGKIVEYSWSLGTTPRSHMCVRNASSHAKFVYDTSKPFKSLVVVID, encoded by the coding sequence ATGAAACATTACTTTTTCTGGTCCTTACTCTTTGCTTTATTAATCGTCGCATCCTGTAAGAACTCGTCAAAAACCACTAGTGCTGCTGAGAAAAGAAAGCAAGATTCCATAGAGCGCGTTAAAAAAGCTCAAGAAGAAGCGGAAAGAGCAGAAAGGGAAAGACCTCGCACTGCAGCTGACATCAAACTGGAAAAAGATCTACAATACGATAAACACTCTTTAGAGGAAACCTATCCTTACAAGGATACCACCCGCCAATTCCAAATCGAAAAGATCAAGGAAAAATTGGCATTCATTGAAAATTTCCAAAGGGCTCCCCATCAATATGGCGTCCTTCAAAACTATAAAAACCGTAATGGCGAAGCTGCCGTTGTGGAAAACTTTGTCCGTAATGCCTATAAACGGGTTTCCGACACCTTAGGCACCGAAAAATATCAGTCTGCACCGCTATACCAAGCCGAAGACAGTAAAAAACCTTCCATTTACGGCCGTGATGGATCCTTGGTAAGCTTGGAAAGCGCCGACACCCTAAAGATGGTCAAGGTCAATGGTATCTCCTTTGAAGGAACCTGGTTTGTGCCGAAAAGATATGTTAAATCTATCGGTGATTCCCTGAAAATTACCCATGTCAACATTGTAGATGTTACAAACCAAAATATTATGACCGTGGAAAGAACGGGCGAAAATGAATGGAAAATCCGCAGTATGAACCCTGCTACATCGGGTCAGCACAACCCGCCTCACCAGATGGAAACACCGGTTGGAATCTTTATGGTCCAAGAACAAAAACCAAAAATGTTCTATTACGGCGATGGGACGACGACCATTGAAGGATTTGCCCCATATGCGTCCCGATTCACCAATGGAGGCTATATTCACGGTGTTCCGGTGAATAATCCAAAAGGTAAGATCGTGGAGTATTCATGGTCATTGGGTACGACACCAAGGTCACATATGTGTGTCAGAAATGCGTCATCTCATGCCAAGTTTGTTTACGACACGTCAAAACCCTTTAAATCCCTGGTGGTTGTAATAGACTAG
- a CDS encoding YegP family protein, with product MGKFVISTRKNGEFQFNLKAANGQVILSSEGYTTKAACENGIQSVKKNSQDSSKFDKLTAKNGKFYFNLKAANGQIIGTSEMYESEAGRSNGIKSIQENAPDASIDDTTV from the coding sequence ATGGGAAAGTTTGTAATTTCAACTAGGAAGAATGGGGAATTCCAGTTCAACCTAAAAGCTGCAAATGGACAGGTCATCCTAAGCAGTGAAGGTTATACCACAAAAGCTGCTTGTGAAAACGGGATACAGTCCGTTAAGAAAAATTCACAAGACAGTTCAAAATTTGACAAGTTAACAGCAAAGAACGGTAAGTTTTACTTCAACCTAAAAGCTGCCAACGGTCAGATCATCGGAACTAGCGAAATGTACGAAAGCGAAGCTGGCCGCAGCAACGGCATCAAATCAATCCAAGAAAACGCTCCTGACGCAAGTATTGACGATACAACAGTTTAA
- a CDS encoding DUF4268 domain-containing protein, with amino-acid sequence MYSREEAKKIKESFWTSFGQYMAPIPSEDGEKVTWVNYKTGIRHLFFRMEATNKVAQIGIEIANPDAGIRDLLFEQFKEYAKILEAEIGEEWIWDDSFYDEYGKHTARIYIEIRGLSVFNKEDWPALISFFKPRIIALDSFWSTAKYGFELFK; translated from the coding sequence TTGTATTCAAGAGAAGAAGCTAAGAAAATAAAGGAGTCTTTTTGGACCAGTTTTGGGCAGTACATGGCCCCAATCCCGAGTGAGGACGGTGAAAAGGTAACATGGGTAAATTACAAAACCGGAATTCGGCACCTGTTCTTTAGGATGGAAGCAACCAATAAGGTGGCCCAGATAGGAATTGAAATAGCCAATCCTGATGCCGGGATCCGTGACTTGCTCTTCGAACAATTTAAGGAATACGCGAAGATTTTGGAAGCCGAAATAGGGGAAGAATGGATATGGGACGATTCCTTTTATGATGAATATGGGAAACACACTGCCCGTATCTACATCGAGATCCGTGGTTTGAGCGTCTTTAATAAAGAAGATTGGCCCGCGCTCATATCATTCTTTAAACCCCGGATTATCGCTCTTGATAGCTTCTGGTCGACAGCTAAATATGGATTTGAACTTTTTAAATAA
- a CDS encoding NUDIX domain-containing protein → MKLNNYITIAVGVIINKQDELLTVQKNGSSYYQLPGGKIDAEERPVDSLIRELNEELHINLEEQHCKLLGVHEAQAVNEKGKTVRGYVFQCEFVDQFEKIEPHAELREIRWVKKTEIEEVKLANLLKQFALPIWMEN, encoded by the coding sequence ATGAAGCTAAATAACTACATCACCATTGCCGTTGGAGTTATCATTAACAAACAGGACGAGTTATTGACCGTCCAAAAAAATGGCTCCAGCTATTATCAGCTTCCGGGAGGCAAGATAGACGCGGAAGAGCGACCCGTGGATAGTTTGATCCGGGAACTGAACGAAGAATTGCATATTAATTTGGAAGAACAGCATTGTAAGCTCTTAGGCGTACATGAGGCCCAAGCTGTCAATGAAAAGGGAAAAACGGTCCGGGGCTATGTTTTTCAATGTGAATTTGTGGATCAATTTGAAAAGATAGAACCACATGCGGAACTTAGGGAAATCCGTTGGGTAAAAAAAACCGAGATAGAAGAAGTGAAATTGGCCAATCTATTGAAACAATTTGCCTTGCCCATCTGGATGGAAAACTAG
- a CDS encoding lipocalin family protein, which produces MDKKKTLITLTAVALGSVIYNYLKPIKSNAESVQDFDLQRYLGKWYEIARLDFFWEKDLKNVSAEYSLNDDGSVRVKNEGVSTVNGKTKTSIGKAKYAGDVNEGSLKVSFFGPFYSGYHIVQLDENYEDALVFGDNLDYMWILSRTKTIRPEREAAYLKYAEACGYDTSKLKWTIQEG; this is translated from the coding sequence ATGGACAAAAAGAAAACCCTAATAACCCTGACAGCAGTAGCCCTAGGTTCTGTAATCTATAACTACTTGAAACCCATTAAATCCAATGCCGAGTCTGTTCAAGATTTTGACTTGCAACGATATTTAGGGAAATGGTACGAGATCGCTCGTTTAGACTTTTTTTGGGAGAAAGACCTGAAAAATGTGAGTGCCGAATATAGCCTGAACGATGATGGATCGGTCAGGGTGAAAAATGAAGGCGTGAGCACAGTGAATGGAAAAACAAAAACCAGTATTGGAAAGGCCAAGTATGCAGGTGATGTCAATGAAGGTTCCCTTAAAGTTTCTTTTTTCGGTCCTTTTTATTCTGGTTACCATATTGTCCAATTGGATGAAAACTATGAAGATGCCTTAGTCTTTGGCGACAACCTGGATTATATGTGGATCCTTTCCAGAACAAAAACAATCAGGCCAGAACGGGAAGCCGCTTACCTGAAATATGCAGAAGCTTGTGGTTATGACACTTCGAAATTAAAGTGGACCATTCAGGAGGGTTAA
- a CDS encoding outer membrane beta-barrel protein, which translates to MKKLLLTLSAVAVLGLAANAQTEKGKFMLGGQVTYQGHSIKDSDTKSNEFSIIPNVGYFVADNIAVGTGIGYSWNERQNGPDTKNNYSSFVVAPFGRMYSNNEGPVKFFGQLTVPMSWGTEKLNGDKTSTTANYGVELAPGVAYFPTSNLGIEFKVKGLFYNNGSSTDEATDVKSTVNSYGLNVNSLAPTVGVTFHF; encoded by the coding sequence ATGAAAAAATTATTACTTACATTATCTGCTGTAGCAGTATTAGGATTAGCAGCAAATGCACAAACTGAAAAAGGTAAATTTATGCTAGGTGGCCAAGTTACCTACCAAGGTCATTCTATTAAAGATTCAGACACAAAATCAAATGAGTTTAGCATTATCCCTAATGTGGGTTACTTTGTAGCCGATAATATCGCTGTAGGTACTGGTATTGGTTACTCTTGGAATGAACGCCAAAATGGTCCTGACACAAAAAATAACTATTCTTCTTTTGTTGTTGCTCCATTTGGAAGAATGTACAGTAACAATGAAGGTCCTGTAAAATTCTTCGGTCAATTGACTGTTCCTATGTCATGGGGTACTGAAAAATTAAATGGTGATAAAACAAGTACTACAGCAAACTATGGTGTGGAATTAGCTCCTGGTGTGGCTTACTTCCCTACTTCAAACTTAGGTATTGAATTTAAAGTAAAAGGTTTGTTCTACAACAATGGTTCTTCAACTGATGAAGCTACTGATGTAAAATCTACAGTGAATTCATACGGATTGAACGTTAATTCATTAGCTCCAACTGTTGGTGTTACTTTTCACTTTTAA
- a CDS encoding YchJ family protein, with the protein MNMNCYCGSGNNYEDCCKIVHLDLKNAESAEQLMRARYSAFCLSLVDFLYNSFHPNSRRFQKKSEIEQWSKENKWEGLEIIKATENTVEFRAIYVDPFGEKRLHREKSRFQKLQGTWYYLDGRIIA; encoded by the coding sequence ATGAACATGAATTGTTATTGTGGTTCTGGAAATAATTATGAAGATTGTTGCAAAATTGTACATCTTGACCTAAAAAATGCCGAATCTGCCGAGCAGCTGATGCGGGCAAGATATAGTGCTTTCTGCCTATCCTTGGTCGATTTTCTGTATAATTCCTTCCACCCCAACAGCAGAAGGTTCCAGAAAAAGTCCGAAATTGAACAGTGGAGCAAAGAGAATAAATGGGAAGGATTGGAAATCATAAAAGCCACTGAAAACACAGTAGAATTTAGGGCCATTTATGTGGATCCCTTCGGTGAAAAACGGCTGCACCGTGAAAAATCCAGGTTCCAAAAACTGCAGGGGACTTGGTACTATTTGGATGGCAGAATAATTGCCTAA
- a CDS encoding lipocalin-like domain-containing protein has protein sequence MTTLKNELVGTWQLLSYIEVPIKGADSIFPMGQSPKGLLMYGADGFMSVQISSSERSQYASDDRYLANEKEIQEQVKGFIAFAGSYKIDNNNAIVQYSITTSSFPNWEGQFQERKIDFEGDILYLKSVEPILSDGIMVNSYMTWQRIEKAEFVSRREKFIEYTKPKVVNP, from the coding sequence ATGACAACATTGAAGAATGAATTAGTAGGCACATGGCAACTACTATCCTATATAGAAGTACCTATTAAAGGTGCAGATTCAATATTCCCGATGGGCCAATCTCCAAAGGGATTATTAATGTATGGAGCTGATGGCTTTATGTCAGTCCAGATATCAAGTTCAGAGCGCAGTCAATATGCCTCTGATGACCGCTATTTAGCGAACGAAAAGGAAATCCAAGAACAGGTCAAAGGTTTTATCGCTTTTGCCGGTTCATATAAGATCGACAATAACAATGCTATTGTTCAATATTCCATTACAACATCTTCATTCCCGAATTGGGAAGGTCAATTCCAGGAACGCAAGATCGATTTTGAAGGTGATATCCTGTACCTGAAATCCGTTGAACCAATTCTTTCAGACGGTATCATGGTCAATAGCTATATGACTTGGCAACGCATAGAAAAAGCTGAGTTTGTTTCAAGACGTGAAAAATTCATCGAATACACAAAGCCAAAAGTTGTAAACCCATAA
- a CDS encoding murein L,D-transpeptidase catalytic domain family protein: MNKLLLISLWAIATSTMSGDLNINPQVNAPKEITQTKVEVVKDPVKELYDEMKLQGIIKWDAFEQAMQGYQQLNPKNRNIMTIIDFTLPSTDKRMYVLDMKAKKLLYHNIVSHGRNSGEKFAKSFSNKHGSFQSSLGFYYAEETYYGGNGFSLRLDGLEKGINDQARPRAIVVHGADYCSTDIIKSTGRLGRSYGCPALPRELTKPIINTIKGGSLMYIYAGNKEYLASTKFVKKHPLEPTSTLIATQHDEETGKSKTVLN, from the coding sequence ATGAATAAACTATTGCTTATTTCATTATGGGCTATTGCGACCTCCACAATGTCTGGAGACCTAAACATCAATCCGCAAGTAAATGCTCCTAAAGAAATCACACAGACAAAAGTAGAAGTAGTAAAAGATCCAGTTAAAGAATTATATGATGAAATGAAACTGCAAGGGATCATTAAATGGGACGCCTTCGAGCAAGCTATGCAAGGTTACCAGCAATTGAACCCGAAGAACAGGAACATCATGACCATCATTGATTTCACCTTGCCTTCAACCGACAAAAGAATGTATGTCCTGGACATGAAAGCCAAAAAGCTTTTATACCACAACATAGTTTCCCATGGAAGAAACAGCGGTGAAAAATTTGCAAAATCTTTTTCTAACAAACACGGATCTTTCCAAAGTTCACTTGGATTCTACTATGCTGAAGAAACCTATTACGGCGGAAATGGATTCTCATTGCGCCTGGATGGACTTGAAAAAGGAATCAATGATCAAGCAAGACCTAGGGCCATCGTGGTTCATGGAGCTGATTATTGCAGTACAGATATCATTAAATCTACCGGTAGATTAGGAAGAAGCTACGGCTGCCCTGCCCTACCTCGCGAATTGACCAAACCGATCATCAATACGATCAAAGGTGGAAGTCTGATGTATATCTATGCCGGAAACAAAGAATATCTGGCCTCTACAAAATTTGTAAAGAAACATCCTTTGGAACCAACCTCTACCCTGATTGCCACTCAGCATGATGAGGAAACAGGTAAATCCAAAACTGTTCTGAATTAA
- a CDS encoding class II glutamine amidotransferase has protein sequence MSDAIKHECGIALIRLLKPLSYYQEKYGTPYYGINKLYLLMEKQHNRGQDGAGIATIKFDVKPGNRYISRYRAMGSSAVAEIFEYVQKKFAAVNKAYPEESKDTQWLKDNVSFTGEVLLGHLRYGTHGKNSIESCHPFLRQNNWMSRNLVVAGNFNMTNVDELLQQLYDLGQHPKEQADTVTVLEKIGHFLDEENQKLFDKFKQDGFSNIEISAQIAKNIDVAKILTRSAKTWDGGYTIAGIFGHGDAFVMRDPAGIRPAFYYQDDEVLVVASERPVIQTAFNIPLTAVKEIKPGHALIAKKDGTVTEEMFRQPVEQMSCSFERIYFSRGSDADIYQERKSLGKLLIPQVLKGINNDIKNTVFSFIPNTAEVSYYGMMEGINQHVRDCQKEALLNRTDKISDEELNEVLDLKPRFEKLNVKDAKLRTFITQDADRQDMVQHVYDTTYGIVNDHEDTIVAIDDSIVRGTTLKQSILTILDRLHPKKIVIVSSAPQIRYPDCYGIDMSRMSEFVAFEAAIALLRKNGLAHIIDEVYQKCLASTTMPKDQVENYVKAIYEPFTDDQISQEISRIVKPHNLNAELEVIFQTLDNLHIACPNHKGDWYFSGNYPTPGGNKVVNRAFMNWMEGKNLRAYFSS, from the coding sequence ATGAGTGACGCTATAAAACACGAGTGCGGTATCGCACTAATCCGACTACTAAAACCCCTATCTTATTATCAAGAAAAATACGGTACGCCCTATTACGGCATCAACAAATTGTACCTTCTTATGGAGAAGCAGCACAATAGAGGCCAAGATGGAGCGGGTATTGCGACGATTAAATTCGACGTCAAGCCTGGTAACCGTTATATTTCGAGGTACAGGGCCATGGGGTCTTCGGCAGTTGCCGAAATCTTCGAATACGTTCAGAAGAAGTTCGCTGCGGTTAACAAAGCTTATCCTGAGGAATCCAAGGATACCCAATGGTTGAAAGACAATGTGAGCTTCACGGGCGAAGTGTTATTAGGCCATTTGCGTTACGGCACACATGGTAAAAACAGTATTGAAAGCTGTCATCCATTCCTTAGACAGAATAACTGGATGTCCAGAAATCTCGTTGTAGCAGGTAACTTCAACATGACCAATGTGGATGAACTGTTGCAGCAACTGTACGATCTCGGACAGCACCCTAAGGAACAAGCGGATACGGTTACGGTACTGGAAAAAATCGGTCACTTCCTAGATGAAGAAAACCAAAAGCTTTTCGATAAATTCAAGCAGGACGGTTTTTCCAATATTGAGATTTCCGCCCAGATTGCGAAAAACATCGATGTTGCCAAGATATTGACCCGTTCAGCAAAGACTTGGGATGGTGGCTATACCATCGCCGGTATTTTCGGTCATGGAGATGCTTTCGTTATGCGTGATCCTGCAGGTATCCGCCCAGCATTCTACTACCAAGACGATGAAGTGTTGGTCGTGGCTTCGGAAAGACCAGTAATACAAACAGCTTTCAACATTCCATTGACTGCTGTCAAAGAGATCAAACCAGGCCATGCCTTGATCGCTAAAAAAGATGGAACGGTAACTGAAGAAATGTTCAGACAACCGGTAGAACAGATGTCCTGTTCCTTTGAGAGAATCTATTTCTCCAGAGGGTCAGATGCTGATATCTACCAAGAACGTAAATCCCTTGGTAAATTATTGATCCCCCAAGTATTGAAGGGTATCAACAACGATATCAAGAATACGGTATTCTCTTTCATCCCGAATACTGCCGAAGTATCTTACTACGGTATGATGGAAGGAATCAACCAACATGTCAGAGATTGCCAGAAAGAGGCCCTTTTGAACCGCACGGATAAAATCTCGGATGAAGAATTGAATGAAGTATTGGATCTAAAACCTCGTTTCGAGAAATTGAACGTGAAAGATGCCAAACTCCGCACCTTTATCACGCAAGATGCTGACCGTCAAGATATGGTACAACATGTCTACGATACAACTTACGGTATCGTAAATGACCATGAAGATACCATCGTTGCCATCGATGACTCTATCGTTAGGGGAACGACCTTAAAGCAGAGTATCCTAACCATTCTGGACCGTCTACATCCTAAAAAGATCGTAATCGTTTCTTCAGCGCCTCAAATCCGTTATCCGGACTGTTATGGTATCGATATGTCCAGGATGTCAGAGTTCGTTGCATTTGAGGCAGCAATCGCCTTATTGCGCAAGAATGGATTGGCCCACATCATTGATGAGGTCTATCAAAAATGTTTGGCTTCAACGACCATGCCGAAAGATCAGGTTGAAAACTATGTAAAGGCAATCTATGAGCCGTTTACCGATGATCAGATCTCGCAAGAGATCTCCAGGATCGTGAAACCTCATAACCTGAACGCAGAGTTGGAAGTAATTTTCCAAACGTTGGATAACTTGCATATTGCCTGTCCAAACCACAAAGGTGATTGGTACTTCTCTGGTAACTATCCTACTCCGGGAGGTAACAAGGTTGTAAACCGTGCCTTCATGAACTGGATGGAAGGTAAGAACTTAAGAGCATACTTCAGCAGCTAG
- a CDS encoding M13 family metallopeptidase codes for MKQYVLMAALFASSAYVYGQEHQAINVSYMDKSVRPQDDFYNYVNGNWMKTVEIPSDKARWGSFDQLRENTDEAALKILKESLNTKFEKGTDGQKIADLYKSYVDFDTRNKLGIAPIQQQLKDIDQVKNLKGLYDYFVKYGAIGGNPFFGAYVYAHMKNSNMNAVYLGGGGLGLGRTYYQKEDAKNTETLGNYNQYINALYGKVDPKTRDLKGPKVIEFEKLIASNLKTVEEMRDAQKRYNPVAVKDLNKMVKNMDVAKYIQTLGFKADTVIIGELNYYQNLDKIVNEENLPVIKEYLKFHVMDDATGYLTEELDQLSFDFYGRKLRGQKEQRSLDKRGLEFVNGNAGELLGKLYVKENFPAEAKAACEELVQYLIKSFNVHIKDLAWMSPTTKEKALEKLSKFTVKIGYPDKWKDYSSLQVGTSLIENVNNVRRWSFEENLAKQGKPVDKSEWGMTPQTVNAYYSPLFNEIVFPAAILQPPFYDYKADPGVNFGGIGAVIGHELSHGFDDSGSQYDGNGNLNNWWTDDDRTKFEAAADALVAQFEAYEPVPGVFVNGRFTLGENIGDLGGSSVAFDALQMYLKDKGNPGLIDGFTQDQRFFLSWATIWRTKTTDEFVVNQVKTDPHSPAQYRATGPIINLDAFHKAFETKEGDKLYIPKDKRIVIW; via the coding sequence ATGAAACAATACGTATTAATGGCAGCATTATTTGCTAGTTCAGCTTATGTTTACGGGCAAGAACATCAAGCAATCAATGTTTCCTACATGGACAAATCCGTTCGTCCTCAAGATGATTTCTACAATTACGTCAATGGTAATTGGATGAAAACTGTAGAAATTCCTTCTGATAAGGCTCGTTGGGGTTCTTTTGATCAACTAAGAGAAAACACGGATGAAGCGGCCTTGAAAATCCTTAAAGAATCTTTGAACACTAAATTCGAAAAAGGAACCGATGGGCAAAAGATCGCTGATCTATATAAATCTTATGTAGACTTTGATACCCGTAACAAGTTGGGGATAGCACCTATCCAACAACAATTGAAGGATATCGACCAAGTGAAGAACCTGAAAGGTCTTTACGATTACTTCGTTAAATACGGAGCTATCGGTGGTAACCCTTTCTTCGGTGCCTATGTTTATGCCCACATGAAAAACAGTAACATGAATGCTGTTTATTTAGGTGGTGGCGGATTAGGTCTTGGCCGTACTTATTACCAAAAAGAAGATGCCAAAAATACAGAGACTTTAGGAAACTACAACCAATATATCAACGCCTTATATGGCAAGGTTGATCCGAAGACCAGAGACCTGAAAGGTCCTAAAGTAATTGAATTTGAGAAATTGATCGCTTCAAACCTGAAAACAGTAGAAGAGATGCGTGATGCTCAGAAACGTTACAATCCTGTAGCGGTGAAAGACTTGAATAAAATGGTAAAGAACATGGATGTGGCAAAATACATCCAGACCCTTGGATTCAAAGCTGATACCGTAATCATTGGTGAACTTAACTATTACCAAAACCTAGATAAGATCGTTAATGAGGAAAATTTACCGGTAATCAAGGAATACTTGAAATTCCATGTAATGGATGATGCTACTGGTTATTTGACAGAAGAATTAGATCAGTTGTCTTTTGATTTCTATGGGAGGAAACTAAGAGGTCAGAAAGAACAACGTTCGCTGGACAAAAGAGGATTGGAATTTGTCAATGGCAATGCTGGTGAATTGTTAGGAAAGCTGTACGTTAAAGAAAATTTCCCTGCTGAAGCGAAGGCTGCCTGTGAAGAATTGGTGCAGTACTTGATCAAATCTTTCAATGTACACATCAAAGATCTAGCTTGGATGTCGCCTACGACCAAAGAAAAAGCATTGGAGAAACTTTCTAAGTTTACCGTGAAGATCGGATATCCTGATAAATGGAAAGACTATTCAAGTCTTCAGGTTGGTACTTCCTTGATCGAAAACGTAAATAATGTACGTCGTTGGTCATTTGAAGAAAACCTTGCTAAACAAGGAAAACCTGTTGACAAATCTGAATGGGGAATGACACCTCAAACCGTTAATGCTTACTACAGTCCATTGTTCAATGAGATTGTATTCCCAGCAGCTATCTTACAACCTCCATTCTATGATTACAAAGCTGATCCAGGAGTGAACTTTGGTGGTATCGGTGCAGTAATCGGTCATGAGTTATCTCATGGTTTTGATGATTCAGGTTCACAGTACGATGGAAATGGTAACTTGAACAACTGGTGGACTGATGATGACAGAACTAAATTTGAAGCAGCTGCTGATGCTTTAGTTGCACAGTTTGAAGCATACGAGCCAGTACCAGGGGTATTTGTAAACGGAAGGTTCACCTTAGGTGAAAATATCGGTGACCTAGGTGGTTCTTCTGTTGCTTTTGATGCATTGCAAATGTACCTGAAAGACAAAGGAAACCCAGGATTGATCGATGGTTTCACACAAGATCAACGTTTCTTCCTGTCATGGGCAACAATCTGGCGTACTAAAACGACAGATGAGTTTGTGGTAAACCAAGTGAAAACTGACCCACACTCTCCAGCTCAATACCGTGCGACAGGTCCGATCATCAATTTAGATGCGTTCCACAAAGCATTCGAAACCAAAGAGGGTGACAAACTGTACATCCCTAAAGATAAACGTATCGTTATCTGGTAA